In Cynocephalus volans isolate mCynVol1 chromosome 16, mCynVol1.pri, whole genome shotgun sequence, the following proteins share a genomic window:
- the SPHK1 gene encoding sphingosine kinase 1 isoform X1: MSAQVPGFLRNWTPLPLGAPRDPAAAGNDAGVPTAPAPGGGGEPPRQPRDARLGSTDKELKAGAAAKGSAPTAPGSPWQREPRVEVMDPEGDPLGRLPRPCRVLVLLNPRSGKGKALQLFRSHVQPLLAEAEVSFTLMLTERQNHARELVRAEELGRWDALVVMSGDGLMHEVVNGLMERPDWETAIRKPLCSLPAGSGNALAASLNHYAGYEQVTNEELLTNCTLLLCRRLLSPMNLLSLHTASGLHLFSVLSLAWGFVADVDLESEKYRHLGQMRFTLGTFLRLAALRTYRGRLAYLPVGREVSKTTASPALVQQGPVDTHLVPLEEPVPSHWTVVPEQDFVLVLVLLHSHLGSEMFAAPMGRCAAGAMHLFYLRAGVSRASLLRLFLAMEKGRHMDYDCPYLVYVPVVAFRLEPRDGRGVFTVDGESMVSEAVQGQVHPNYFWMVGGCVEPRPSLELQPPPSQDP, translated from the exons ATGTCCGCTCAAGTTCCGGGATTTTTACGCAACTGGACGCCTCTCCCCCTGGGAGCCCCGCGGG ATCCGGCGGCCGCAGGGAATGACGCGGGCGTCCCCACAGCCCCGGCTCCGGGCGGGGGGGGCGAGCCCCCCAGACAGCCCCGCGACGCCCGCCTGGGCAGCACCGATAAGGAGCTGAAGGCAGGAGCTGCCGCCAAGGGCAGCGCCCCGACAGCGCCGGGGAGCCCCTGGCAGCGGGAGCCGCGGGTCGAGGTGATGGATCCAG AGGGGGACCCCCTGGGCCGACTCCCGCGGCCCTGCCGAGTGCTGGTGCTGCTGAACCCGCGCAGCGGCAAGGGCAAGGCCCTGCAGCTATTCCGGAGCCACGTGCAGCCCCTCCTGGCCGAGGCCGAGGTCTCCTTCACGCTGATGCTCACTG AGCGGCAGAACCATGCGCGGGAGCTGGTGCGGGCCGAGGAGCTGGGCCGCTGGGACGCGCTGGTGGTCATGTCCGGGGACGGCCTGATGCACGAG GTGGTGAATGGGCTCATGGAGCGGCCTGACTGGGAGACGGCCATCCGGAAGCCCCTTTGTAGCCTCCCAGCAGGCTCTGGCAACGCGCTGGCAGCTTCCTTGAACCATTATGCTGG CTATGAGCAGGTGACTAATGAAGAACTCCTGACCAACTGCACGCTGCTGCTGTGCAGGCGGCTACTGTCGCCCATGAATCTGCTGTCACTGCACACCGCCTCCGGGCTGCACCTCTTCTCTGTGCTCAGCTTGGCCTGGGGCTTCGTTGCTGATGTGGACCTGGAGAGTGAGAAGTATCGTCACCTGGGACAGATGCGCTTCACTCTGGGCACCTTCCTGCGCCTGGCAGCCCTGCGCACCTACCGAGGCCGGCTGGCCTACCTCCCCGTAGGAAGGGAGGTCTCCAAGACAACCGCCTCCCCAGCTCTGGTCCAGCAGGGCCCTGTGGATACGCACCTGGTGCCCCTGGAGGAGCCAGTGCCCTCTCACTGGACTGTGGTGCCTGAGCAGGACTtcgtgctggtgctggtgctgctgcATTCGCACCTGGGCAGCGAGATGTTTGCAGCGCCCATGGGCCGCTGTGCTGCTGGGGCCATGCATCTGTTCTACCTGCGGGCAGGCGTGTCTCGGGCCTCACTGCTGCGCCTCTTCTTAGCCATGGAGAAAGGCAGGCATATGGACTATGACTGCCCTTACTTGGTGTATGTGCCCGTGGTTGCCTTCCGCCTGGAGCCCAGGGATGGGAGGGGTGTGTTTACAGTGGACGGGGAGTCGATGGTCAGCGAGGCTGTGCAGGGCCAGGTGCACCCAAACTACTTCTGGATGGTAGGTGGCTGTGTGGAGCCCCGACCTTCTCTCGAGCTGCAGCCCCCGCCCAGCCAGGATCCCTAG
- the SPHK1 gene encoding sphingosine kinase 1 isoform X2 has protein sequence MDPVAGWGRGLFGFAFSEGDPLGRLPRPCRVLVLLNPRSGKGKALQLFRSHVQPLLAEAEVSFTLMLTERQNHARELVRAEELGRWDALVVMSGDGLMHEVVNGLMERPDWETAIRKPLCSLPAGSGNALAASLNHYAGYEQVTNEELLTNCTLLLCRRLLSPMNLLSLHTASGLHLFSVLSLAWGFVADVDLESEKYRHLGQMRFTLGTFLRLAALRTYRGRLAYLPVGREVSKTTASPALVQQGPVDTHLVPLEEPVPSHWTVVPEQDFVLVLVLLHSHLGSEMFAAPMGRCAAGAMHLFYLRAGVSRASLLRLFLAMEKGRHMDYDCPYLVYVPVVAFRLEPRDGRGVFTVDGESMVSEAVQGQVHPNYFWMVGGCVEPRPSLELQPPPSQDP, from the exons ATGGATCCAG TGGCCGGTTGGGGACGCGGCCTTTTCGGGTTTGCTTTTTCAGAGGGGGACCCCCTGGGCCGACTCCCGCGGCCCTGCCGAGTGCTGGTGCTGCTGAACCCGCGCAGCGGCAAGGGCAAGGCCCTGCAGCTATTCCGGAGCCACGTGCAGCCCCTCCTGGCCGAGGCCGAGGTCTCCTTCACGCTGATGCTCACTG AGCGGCAGAACCATGCGCGGGAGCTGGTGCGGGCCGAGGAGCTGGGCCGCTGGGACGCGCTGGTGGTCATGTCCGGGGACGGCCTGATGCACGAG GTGGTGAATGGGCTCATGGAGCGGCCTGACTGGGAGACGGCCATCCGGAAGCCCCTTTGTAGCCTCCCAGCAGGCTCTGGCAACGCGCTGGCAGCTTCCTTGAACCATTATGCTGG CTATGAGCAGGTGACTAATGAAGAACTCCTGACCAACTGCACGCTGCTGCTGTGCAGGCGGCTACTGTCGCCCATGAATCTGCTGTCACTGCACACCGCCTCCGGGCTGCACCTCTTCTCTGTGCTCAGCTTGGCCTGGGGCTTCGTTGCTGATGTGGACCTGGAGAGTGAGAAGTATCGTCACCTGGGACAGATGCGCTTCACTCTGGGCACCTTCCTGCGCCTGGCAGCCCTGCGCACCTACCGAGGCCGGCTGGCCTACCTCCCCGTAGGAAGGGAGGTCTCCAAGACAACCGCCTCCCCAGCTCTGGTCCAGCAGGGCCCTGTGGATACGCACCTGGTGCCCCTGGAGGAGCCAGTGCCCTCTCACTGGACTGTGGTGCCTGAGCAGGACTtcgtgctggtgctggtgctgctgcATTCGCACCTGGGCAGCGAGATGTTTGCAGCGCCCATGGGCCGCTGTGCTGCTGGGGCCATGCATCTGTTCTACCTGCGGGCAGGCGTGTCTCGGGCCTCACTGCTGCGCCTCTTCTTAGCCATGGAGAAAGGCAGGCATATGGACTATGACTGCCCTTACTTGGTGTATGTGCCCGTGGTTGCCTTCCGCCTGGAGCCCAGGGATGGGAGGGGTGTGTTTACAGTGGACGGGGAGTCGATGGTCAGCGAGGCTGTGCAGGGCCAGGTGCACCCAAACTACTTCTGGATGGTAGGTGGCTGTGTGGAGCCCCGACCTTCTCTCGAGCTGCAGCCCCCGCCCAGCCAGGATCCCTAG